From the genome of Desulfolucanica intricata, one region includes:
- the gcvPB gene encoding aminomethyl-transferring glycine dehydrogenase subunit GcvPB, with the protein MTYPLIFEISKPGRKGYSLPECDVIKTEIKELLPAEMLRVEEIDLPEVSEIDIARHYTAYSRMNYGVDNGFYPLGSCTMKYNPKINEDMARLPGFANIHPYQPEEISQGALRVLYEAGEYFSEISGMNRITFQPAAGAHGELTGMMIIRAYHKKRNDNKRTKVIVPDSAHGTNPATAAMCGFKVVQIKSNKHGGVDLDALRAAVNDETAALMLTNPSTLGLFEENIQEIADIVHKAGGLLYYDGANMNAIMGITRPGDMGFDVMHFNLHKTFSTPHGGGGPGSGPVGVKEFLVPFLPKPLVEYDRENDRYYFDYDRPDSIGKVKGFYGNFGVVLKAYTYIRALGAEGLRKVSENAVLNANYLLARLKEHYYVPFDRFCMHEFIITPKYLKEYGVHTLDIAKRLLDYGYHPPTIYFPLIVEEAMMIEPTETESKETMDCFVNTMIKIAGDARENPELIKSAPHETMVTRLDEAYAARNPNLRWKCVD; encoded by the coding sequence ATGACTTATCCGCTGATATTCGAAATCAGTAAACCGGGTAGAAAAGGTTACTCTTTGCCTGAATGTGATGTAATTAAGACAGAGATTAAGGAATTACTGCCAGCTGAAATGTTGAGAGTTGAAGAAATAGACCTGCCGGAGGTTAGTGAGATAGATATTGCACGCCATTACACTGCTTATTCTCGTATGAACTATGGAGTGGATAACGGTTTTTATCCCCTGGGTTCCTGTACTATGAAGTACAATCCTAAGATAAACGAGGATATGGCACGCCTGCCGGGTTTTGCTAATATCCACCCTTACCAGCCTGAAGAGATATCTCAGGGAGCGCTTAGGGTCTTGTATGAAGCAGGTGAATATTTTAGTGAAATTTCAGGAATGAATCGAATTACTTTCCAGCCTGCCGCCGGGGCGCATGGTGAATTAACCGGGATGATGATAATTCGGGCTTATCATAAAAAACGGAATGATAATAAACGTACCAAAGTTATCGTCCCGGACTCTGCTCACGGTACAAACCCGGCTACCGCGGCTATGTGTGGATTTAAAGTGGTACAAATCAAATCAAATAAACATGGTGGTGTGGATCTGGATGCCCTTAGGGCAGCGGTAAACGATGAAACTGCCGCTTTGATGCTTACTAATCCCAGCACTTTGGGATTGTTTGAAGAAAATATACAGGAAATTGCCGATATTGTACACAAGGCCGGCGGGCTGTTGTATTATGACGGAGCTAACATGAATGCCATTATGGGAATCACACGCCCCGGAGATATGGGCTTTGATGTGATGCATTTTAATCTTCATAAGACTTTTAGTACCCCACACGGTGGAGGTGGTCCCGGGTCAGGTCCTGTAGGGGTTAAAGAATTTTTAGTACCTTTCCTACCTAAGCCGCTGGTAGAATATGACCGGGAAAATGACCGCTACTACTTTGACTACGACAGGCCGGATTCTATAGGTAAGGTTAAAGGTTTCTATGGTAACTTCGGTGTAGTACTTAAGGCTTATACCTATATTCGGGCCTTAGGTGCCGAGGGCTTACGAAAGGTCAGTGAAAACGCTGTCTTAAATGCTAATTACCTATTAGCCAGGCTGAAAGAGCACTACTATGTACCCTTTGACAGGTTTTGCATGCATGAGTTTATTATTACTCCTAAATACCTGAAGGAATATGGTGTACACACGCTTGATATTGCTAAGCGCCTGCTGGACTATGGATATCACCCGCCGACGATTTACTTCCCTCTTATTGTGGAAGAAGCAATGATGATCGAGCCAACCGAAACAGAAAGTAAAGAGACTATGGATTGTTTTGTAAACACGATGATTAAAATCGCCGGGGATGCGAGGGAAAATCCCGAATTGATTAAGAGTGCTCCGCATGAAACCATGGTTACACGTTTGGACGAAGCATATGCCGCTAGAAACCCAAATTTACGGTGGAAATGTGTGGACTAA
- the gcvPA gene encoding aminomethyl-transferring glycine dehydrogenase subunit GcvPA, with product MSYIPGSDEDRRQMMDVIGVKSLDELFTDVPSGVKLNRSLDLPKPMAEAELARHLTELSEKNGTTSRYVSFLGAGAYNHYIPSIVNHIIGRSEFYTAYTPYQAEISQGTLRAIYEFQTMICSLTGMDVANASMYDGATAVAEAALMACSSTRRKKILVSRAVHPEYRAVLDTYLEANGLQLTEVAEDNGSTSLEDLEDKLDNQTAALIIQYPNFLGVVEGGNYLADLIHRQGALLVVAAELVSLGILKAPGEWGADIVVGEGQSLGNPLSFGGPYVGFFATREKLVRRMPGRVVGATVDNRGRRAYVLTLQAREQHIRRDKATSNICSNEALCALATTIHLAALGKKGLKEMAEICLHKAHYAYKCLLDSGVAKTSYSAPFFMEFAVRTQKDPAVINRYLLQHGFIGGLDLGRFYPERQGEMLFCVTEQHTKEQIDKLVTLIGEVK from the coding sequence ATTAGCTATATTCCCGGGTCAGATGAAGACAGGCGGCAGATGATGGATGTAATCGGAGTGAAAAGTTTGGATGAACTGTTTACTGATGTTCCTTCCGGAGTAAAACTTAACCGTTCTTTAGATTTGCCTAAACCCATGGCGGAAGCGGAACTAGCCCGGCACTTAACTGAGCTCAGTGAAAAAAACGGTACTACCTCAAGATATGTTTCATTTTTGGGTGCCGGTGCGTATAATCATTATATTCCCAGCATAGTTAACCACATTATAGGACGCTCAGAGTTTTATACCGCTTACACACCCTATCAGGCAGAAATTAGCCAGGGAACACTTCGTGCCATATATGAGTTTCAGACGATGATCTGCAGCTTAACAGGGATGGATGTAGCAAATGCCTCTATGTACGACGGTGCCACAGCAGTAGCCGAAGCTGCCTTGATGGCTTGTTCATCCACTCGTAGAAAAAAAATACTTGTTTCCAGGGCAGTTCACCCTGAATATAGGGCAGTATTGGATACTTACCTGGAGGCAAACGGCTTACAGTTAACTGAGGTGGCAGAAGATAACGGTTCAACCTCATTGGAAGATCTAGAGGATAAGCTCGATAACCAAACTGCTGCTTTGATTATCCAGTATCCTAATTTTCTCGGTGTAGTTGAAGGTGGTAATTATCTGGCTGACCTTATTCATAGGCAGGGTGCACTTTTGGTAGTTGCTGCTGAGCTTGTTTCTCTGGGAATACTTAAGGCACCGGGTGAATGGGGAGCGGACATTGTAGTGGGAGAAGGACAGAGTTTGGGTAATCCCCTTAGCTTTGGTGGACCTTATGTAGGGTTTTTTGCAACCAGAGAAAAGCTTGTTAGGCGTATGCCGGGTAGAGTTGTAGGTGCCACAGTGGATAACCGGGGAAGACGTGCATATGTGCTTACCCTTCAAGCCAGGGAGCAGCATATTCGGCGCGATAAGGCCACTTCCAATATCTGCTCTAATGAAGCCTTATGTGCTCTGGCTACTACTATTCATCTTGCTGCATTAGGTAAGAAGGGGCTAAAAGAAATGGCGGAAATATGTCTGCACAAGGCTCATTACGCATATAAATGCCTACTGGATTCAGGAGTGGCTAAAACTTCATATAGTGCACCTTTCTTTATGGAATTTGCAGTACGTACCCAAAAGGATCCTGCTGTTATTAACCGGTATTTGCTTCAGCATGGATTTATCGGTGGACTGGATCTTGGCCGGTTCTATCCTGAAAGACAAGGTGAAATGCTTTTTTGTGTCACCGAACAACATACAAAAGAACAAATTGATAAACTGGTAACACTGATAGGGGAGGTGAAATAG
- the gcvT gene encoding glycine cleavage system aminomethyltransferase GcvT — protein MEKQLKKTPLYETHVKAGGKIVDFGGWALPVQYSGILEEHKHVRSHAGLFDVSHMGEIEIKGPDALQLINKLVCNDISVLQINQAIYSPMCYENGGIVDDLLIYRLGEERYWLVINAANTDKDYAWIKDHQEGQTVVENISSDIAQLALQGPDALSILKTITDVDLEPINYYWCTQGSVAGIQCLISRTGYTGEDGFELYCHSDKGAELWKAILKAGGERVVPAGLGARDTLRFEACMPLYGHELTAEITPLEAGLNYFVKLHKDNFIGKEALKAQKEAGVPRKLAAFTMIDRGIPRAGYPLAVEGNEVGFVTSGTFSPTLQKNLGMGILPAAYAKEGQKIQVMARGKGYTAIVIKKPFYKRNAR, from the coding sequence GTGGAAAAACAATTAAAAAAGACTCCCCTATATGAAACTCATGTTAAAGCAGGAGGTAAGATAGTAGACTTCGGTGGATGGGCATTGCCTGTGCAGTATTCCGGTATATTAGAGGAGCACAAGCATGTCCGCAGTCATGCAGGACTTTTTGATGTTTCTCATATGGGGGAGATAGAGATCAAAGGACCGGATGCTCTCCAACTAATTAATAAATTAGTTTGCAATGACATATCAGTTTTACAAATTAATCAGGCTATCTATAGTCCGATGTGTTATGAAAACGGAGGTATAGTGGATGACCTGCTTATTTACCGTCTCGGGGAAGAACGCTACTGGTTGGTAATTAATGCCGCTAATACTGACAAGGACTATGCCTGGATAAAGGATCACCAGGAAGGACAAACTGTGGTGGAAAATATTTCCTCGGATATAGCCCAACTGGCTCTCCAGGGACCGGATGCGTTATCTATTCTCAAAACAATAACTGATGTTGACTTAGAACCTATTAATTATTACTGGTGCACTCAAGGTTCGGTTGCCGGTATCCAGTGTCTTATTTCCCGTACGGGATACACGGGTGAAGATGGTTTCGAATTATACTGCCACTCCGATAAAGGAGCTGAACTGTGGAAGGCAATATTGAAAGCCGGTGGGGAGCGGGTAGTACCGGCAGGCCTGGGAGCCAGGGATACATTAAGGTTCGAAGCATGTATGCCTCTTTACGGTCATGAGCTTACAGCTGAAATAACACCTCTTGAGGCGGGTCTAAATTATTTCGTTAAACTTCATAAGGATAACTTTATTGGAAAGGAAGCTCTCAAAGCTCAGAAAGAAGCTGGAGTGCCTAGGAAGCTGGCAGCATTCACTATGATTGACAGGGGAATTCCCAGGGCAGGTTATCCTCTGGCAGTTGAGGGAAATGAGGTAGGTTTCGTGACTTCGGGTACATTTAGTCCTACCCTGCAAAAAAACTTGGGGATGGGAATTCTACCGGCAGCTTATGCTAAGGAAGGCCAAAAAATTCAGGTAATGGCTCGTGGAAAAGGATATACTGCCATAGTAATTAAAAAACCGTTTTATAAACGTAATGCTCGATAA
- the gcvH gene encoding glycine cleavage system protein GcvH, whose translation MTIPKELKYSKDHEWVKVEGGNRVRIGITHFAKEALGDVVFVELPAPEDSFSKGDSFGVVESVKAASDCYSPVSGTVVEVNENLQDSPEQLSQDPYGAGWMILLELSDESELDELLSAEAYAEFLKEEEGK comes from the coding sequence ATGACAATTCCAAAGGAACTTAAGTACAGTAAGGATCACGAATGGGTAAAAGTGGAGGGGGGAAATCGAGTACGGATAGGTATAACACATTTTGCAAAAGAGGCATTAGGAGATGTGGTATTTGTAGAACTGCCCGCTCCGGAAGACAGTTTCAGTAAGGGAGATAGTTTTGGTGTTGTGGAGTCAGTAAAGGCTGCTTCCGACTGTTATTCTCCTGTTTCCGGTACAGTGGTGGAAGTAAATGAAAATCTTCAGGATTCACCTGAACAGTTATCGCAGGATCCATATGGTGCCGGTTGGATGATCCTTCTGGAACTTTCTGATGAGTCTGAGCTGGATGAACTTCTGAGTGCTGAAGCTTATGCTGAATTTTTGAAGGAAGAGGAAGGCAAATAA
- a CDS encoding flavin reductase family protein produces the protein MIKNIKYNEYTKELLERLPKGVFLTVRDKEKLNTMTIGWGTVGYIWQKPIFVVSLRYSRYTYQLIEKAKEFTVSIPLNNDLNKALSICGTKSGKDINKFTECNLSADPGQVVSTPVIGECDLFYECKVVYQQAMEPALAAESIHKSCYSKGDFHVLYYGEIVASYIKE, from the coding sequence ATGATAAAAAATATAAAATATAACGAATATACCAAAGAACTCCTCGAACGATTACCCAAGGGAGTATTTCTTACAGTAAGAGATAAAGAAAAACTTAACACCATGACGATCGGTTGGGGAACTGTGGGGTATATTTGGCAAAAACCAATTTTTGTTGTATCTTTAAGATATTCGAGATATACATACCAACTCATAGAAAAAGCTAAAGAGTTCACGGTTAGCATTCCGTTAAATAATGATTTGAATAAAGCACTTTCTATATGCGGAACTAAATCCGGAAAAGATATTAATAAGTTTACTGAATGCAACCTGTCAGCTGATCCCGGGCAAGTAGTAAGTACTCCGGTAATAGGAGAATGTGATTTATTTTATGAATGCAAAGTTGTTTATCAACAAGCTATGGAGCCTGCTTTAGCAGCTGAAAGTATACACAAGTCTTGTTATTCCAAAGGTGACTTCCATGTCTTGTACTATGGCGAAATAGTAGCAAGTTACATAAAAGAGTAA
- a CDS encoding L-aspartate oxidase yields the protein MHKIITDYLVIGSGIAGLSCALKASRHGKVALLTKGDLLTGNTALAQGGVAAALAPDDSPKFHFQDTLEAGAGTCIPEAVEILVNEGASRVLELKELGVPFDYNKDGSFDLAREGAHSHARIVSALGDSTGKAIAKTLIKKVKKEERITIYEQTAAIRLLTHKNECIGSIAIKKNNNILIFIAKATVLATGGCGQVYQHTTNNKFCTGDGFALAYQAGARLKDMEFIQFHPTALAFEENPRLLISEAVRGEGAVLVNQKGKRFMLYHPQGELAPRDIVARGIFEELASGEKVFLDTTPIGNYFEERFPYITEACQKRGFNPVNSCLPVTPAAHFIMGGICTDVNGRTNINRLFACGEVACTGVHGANRLASNSLLEGLVFGQRVADQLINYRHTTMLNSLTQSDSKLKEILGTEYTVVNSQLDTIRYNKTAAFDNTIRQNLKTVMWQKVGLVRTEKQLKEALKIITKLEKQLHPNDWETKNMIITAKLITNAAVNRKESIGSHFRRDFPYQSTDKLYHQVSL from the coding sequence ATGCATAAGATTATTACTGATTATCTCGTTATTGGAAGCGGAATAGCGGGTCTTAGCTGTGCTTTAAAGGCAAGCAGGCACGGTAAGGTAGCCTTATTGACCAAAGGGGATCTACTTACCGGAAATACAGCCTTAGCTCAAGGTGGGGTTGCCGCAGCCCTTGCCCCGGATGATTCACCAAAATTTCATTTTCAAGATACTCTGGAAGCAGGGGCTGGTACCTGCATTCCTGAAGCTGTCGAAATTCTCGTAAATGAGGGTGCATCCAGGGTTCTTGAACTAAAGGAATTAGGGGTCCCCTTCGATTATAACAAAGACGGTAGCTTTGATTTGGCACGTGAAGGTGCACATAGTCATGCAAGAATTGTTTCTGCCTTGGGAGATTCAACAGGAAAAGCTATTGCTAAAACCCTAATCAAAAAAGTAAAAAAAGAGGAAAGAATTACAATCTACGAGCAAACTGCAGCTATTAGACTTTTGACACATAAAAATGAATGCATTGGCAGTATAGCCATTAAAAAAAATAACAATATATTAATTTTTATCGCCAAAGCAACTGTTTTAGCTACAGGTGGATGTGGTCAAGTGTATCAGCATACCACAAATAACAAGTTCTGTACCGGTGATGGCTTTGCTCTGGCTTATCAGGCAGGAGCCCGGCTAAAAGATATGGAATTTATTCAATTTCATCCCACCGCACTGGCCTTCGAAGAAAACCCACGGCTTCTTATTTCCGAAGCAGTACGTGGAGAAGGTGCTGTATTAGTGAATCAAAAAGGTAAAAGGTTTATGCTTTACCACCCTCAAGGCGAGTTGGCTCCCAGAGATATTGTAGCACGAGGGATTTTTGAGGAGTTGGCTTCGGGTGAAAAAGTCTTTTTGGATACCACACCAATTGGAAATTACTTTGAGGAAAGATTTCCTTATATAACCGAAGCCTGCCAAAAAAGAGGCTTTAATCCCGTTAACAGCTGTCTCCCGGTAACTCCCGCCGCGCATTTTATTATGGGAGGAATATGTACAGATGTGAATGGCAGAACAAACATAAACAGGCTATTTGCTTGTGGTGAAGTAGCATGCACCGGGGTACACGGGGCCAATAGGCTGGCGAGCAACTCACTGCTTGAGGGTCTGGTTTTTGGACAAAGAGTTGCGGACCAATTAATTAACTATAGACACACAACAATGCTTAACTCGCTCACTCAATCAGATTCAAAACTTAAAGAAATTTTAGGTACTGAATATACCGTTGTAAATAGTCAATTAGATACTATAAGGTATAATAAAACCGCTGCCTTTGATAATACAATCAGACAGAACTTAAAAACAGTTATGTGGCAAAAAGTAGGATTAGTAAGAACAGAAAAACAGCTTAAAGAGGCACTAAAAATAATTACAAAATTAGAAAAACAATTACATCCCAATGATTGGGAAACAAAAAATATGATTATAACAGCCAAACTTATTACTAATGCAGCAGTAAATCGTAAGGAAAGTATAGGCAGCCACTTTCGTAGAGACTTTCCTTACCAATCGACAGACAAGCTCTACCATCAAGTCTCACTTTAG
- the nadC gene encoding carboxylating nicotinate-nucleotide diphosphorylase, with the protein MNRLLMEKTIYQALQEDIGRGDLTTDTIIPDDLEAQAALISRADGIVAGLDLVKQIFIFLDPCIKMEKLISDGSCLKKDQIFARIKGNARALLSAERVALNFLQHLSGIATETRKIVELVKPYDVQVADTRKTTPGLRIFEKYAVTVGGGVNHRMGLDDAVLIKDNHLQIAGGVKNAVNQVRKKIGHLVKIEVEVETLEQLEEALQAGVDVVMLDNMSLSTMKDAVQLAKGRALIEASGQITAANVREIAAIGVDIISLGWITHSARPLDISMEIEVN; encoded by the coding sequence ATGAACCGGCTACTAATGGAAAAAACAATTTATCAAGCTTTACAAGAGGATATTGGAAGAGGCGATTTAACTACAGATACTATTATTCCCGATGATTTAGAAGCCCAGGCTGCTCTTATTTCCCGAGCGGACGGTATTGTAGCAGGCTTAGATCTAGTAAAACAAATTTTTATATTTTTAGATCCTTGTATTAAAATGGAGAAATTAATCTCTGACGGTTCATGTTTAAAAAAAGATCAAATTTTTGCCCGGATAAAAGGAAATGCCCGGGCCCTTTTATCCGCAGAAAGGGTAGCTTTAAATTTTCTTCAGCACCTTTCGGGAATTGCCACTGAAACAAGAAAAATTGTAGAGCTTGTAAAGCCTTACGATGTACAAGTTGCCGATACTCGTAAAACAACACCTGGGTTAAGAATATTTGAAAAATATGCTGTAACTGTCGGTGGGGGAGTAAATCACCGTATGGGTTTAGATGATGCTGTTCTAATAAAAGACAACCACCTGCAAATTGCCGGAGGAGTAAAAAATGCCGTTAATCAGGTACGTAAAAAAATTGGTCATCTGGTAAAAATTGAGGTGGAGGTCGAGACGTTGGAACAGTTAGAAGAAGCACTTCAAGCAGGAGTAGACGTAGTAATGCTGGATAATATGAGTTTATCAACCATGAAAGACGCAGTACAGCTAGCAAAAGGCCGAGCACTGATAGAGGCCTCGGGCCAAATAACAGCTGCAAATGTCCGGGAAATAGCTGCAATAGGCGTGGATATTATTTCTTTAGGATGGATTACCCATTCGGCCCGCCCGTTGGATATTAGTATGGAAATAGAAGTCAATTAA
- the nadA gene encoding quinolinate synthase NadA, with protein sequence MLNTALNLNDYTQLSSSDLDRRISEAKAILGSKLLILGHHYIKDEVIKFADFTGDSFRLSQLAAESQARYIIFCGVYFMAETADILTGDEQTVMIPDQQAGCVMADMANIWDVYECWEELQKYYPGEIIPVSYINSSAELKAFCGKNGGLICTSSSADKALSWVFAQGKRVLFFPDEHLGRNTGVKLGIPVKNMAVWDRTIKALVKNSDNPQIILWNGFCPVHLRFSTENIQAVKNKYPDIKIIVHPECSNELVKLADASGSTEYIAKVIDEAPAGSRWAVGTEINMVKRLAEQHRDKFVIPLTASPRPCINMFKIERNNLLWCLENLIEGKIENEVKVSPEIAFDAKIALDRMLSLK encoded by the coding sequence ATGTTAAATACAGCCTTAAACCTAAACGATTATACTCAATTGAGTTCATCCGATCTTGACCGGCGCATCAGCGAGGCTAAAGCTATCCTTGGTTCAAAACTATTAATTCTTGGACACCATTATATTAAGGACGAAGTAATTAAATTTGCTGATTTTACAGGTGATTCCTTTCGTCTGTCACAATTAGCAGCAGAAAGTCAGGCCAGGTATATCATATTTTGTGGAGTATATTTTATGGCAGAAACTGCCGATATCCTTACCGGTGATGAACAGACAGTAATGATTCCGGATCAGCAGGCCGGCTGCGTCATGGCGGATATGGCGAATATTTGGGACGTGTATGAATGTTGGGAAGAACTGCAAAAATATTACCCGGGAGAAATAATACCTGTTTCATATATTAATTCTTCTGCTGAACTAAAAGCCTTCTGTGGAAAAAACGGAGGATTAATATGTACATCTTCCAGTGCCGATAAAGCCTTAAGCTGGGTATTTGCCCAAGGCAAACGAGTCTTATTTTTCCCGGATGAACATTTAGGCCGTAACACCGGGGTAAAATTAGGTATACCGGTAAAAAATATGGCAGTTTGGGACCGGACAATTAAGGCATTAGTTAAAAATTCAGATAACCCTCAAATTATTTTATGGAATGGGTTTTGCCCTGTACATTTAAGGTTCTCTACTGAAAATATACAAGCTGTAAAAAATAAATATCCTGATATAAAAATTATTGTCCATCCGGAATGCAGCAATGAGCTGGTTAAACTAGCCGACGCCAGTGGTTCAACAGAGTACATTGCAAAAGTTATCGACGAAGCCCCGGCAGGTTCTCGCTGGGCAGTAGGGACTGAAATAAATATGGTTAAGCGATTAGCGGAGCAACACCGGGATAAATTTGTAATTCCATTGACAGCTTCACCCAGACCGTGTATAAATATGTTTAAGATAGAACGTAATAATCTTTTGTGGTGCCTTGAAAACTTGATTGAAGGTAAAATAGAAAACGAGGTAAAGGTATCTCCTGAAATAGCTTTTGATGCCAAAATAGCACTTGACAGAATGCTTTCTCTCAAATGA